The genome window GTTCTTGAAAGCCTTATAAGACTTGCCATGGACGACGAGCGGATCGGGTATGTGGCGGCCTTTGGTAACTGGCGAAAAACTAGAGATCAGCAGCTTGCTTCAGCCAATAAGCTTCAGCCAATGCATTTGCTCTGGGGGTTTGGATTGACCAAGAGGCATTGGCTCAAGTGCCGACCGTACGTCGAGAAATATCTTGAGCTCGTGTCTGGTGTTGACTATGAGCAAAGAGACCATGAGAAGATTAGAGCGCTCACGACGAAATGGGGGATAAAGCCGGGAGACACGGCCCAAGACCGTATCAAGTCCTTTGTAACGGCCATCGTCGGGGCAACAAAGTTGAATACAGAGGCCGCGTATGGACGTTACATAGGCGAAGAGGGAATAAACTTCAACGCCGAAATTTACAGAAAGTGGGGGTTTGGAAACACCTCATTTTTCTCTGAACCTCAAACTCTTGATTTCGATTTAGCTTCCGTAAATTTCGACCCATGGTATTCAGGCAATAATATTTGGGCGCTCGAAGATTTACCCTCCAAAATAAATAACGCAGTGAATTCCAAGTCGTCATTCAATGAACTTGCGAATGTTCTTTTTGGAGAAAACCCCTACAACGGGTTTGAGCCAATATTCTCAGAGCCGGAGTTCCAGAACTGGAATTCAACCCACCCGGCCTTAACGCGTTTGGTAAAGGAGACAAAACCTCACGTGATCGTTGAATTGGGGGTTTGGAAGGGGCTAGGCGCTTACACGCTCGCCGCGGCCCAAAAATCTGTGCTCCCGCACGGGTACTTAATAGCCGTGGATACGTTTCTTGGTTCGCCCGAGCACTGGGACAAGGCCAGACGTCCAGATGTTCACGCGGCACTTCGGTTCAAAAACGGCCGCCCAAATCTTTTTGACGTATTTTTGAGCAATATGGTCCTTACAGGGATGCATGATCGTGTGTTGCCGCTGGTCCAAACATCAGACAACGCGGCGCTAATCTTGAAAAGGAATGGGATTTGTCCTGATTTAATCCACGTAGATGCAGCCCATGAATATGGGCCAGCCCTTCGCGATATAGAGAACTATTATGATCTTCTGGCCCCTGGCGGTATTCTAATAGGAGATGATTGGAACTGGTTGGAAGTCGCCAAGGCAGCCATTCATTTTTCAGACAGGATGGGGCTTAAGGTGCATGTTGAGCACCCGAAGTGGTGGATAAGAAAGCCCACATAGCGGGCTTTCAATAATACGCGCCTATATAGCCCGAATACGCCCTTCAAGGGGCGTAAGCCTCCGCCGAGGCTTACCAAAGAACCGGAATTGGCTGCTGACAACAGCGGTGTCGCGCAAGATGGCGGCGATCAAGGCGCACGCGCAAGCTGCGCCGCAGTTGTCGGACGAGCAGCCATCTCGGACAGACAGACAGCGCTTTCGACCCAACAGAAAGAACTACGTCCCGCGGTGATAACTATTTCAGGGCCTGTTAGATGATAGGCTTTTATCCCGGAAAGCTTCCAGCACGGCCCGCAGCGTCTCATCGAGTGGCGTCATCGCCTGCCAGCCCAGTTCGGCGCGCGCCCGCGCGGGATCACCGACCATGCGGGGAATGTCGGAGGGGCGCATCCGGGCCGGATCCAACTGCGTCTCAATGCGAACCTCGGACATTGACAGCAGCATGTCGAGCGCTGCGCGCATGACCACACCTCTCCCCGAACATAGATTATAGGCTCGTCCAGGTGGAATTCTATCCTCGCTCGACGCGATCATAGCCAAAGCGTAGGCTTTAGCGATGTCGGCGACGTCGCAAAAGTCGCGCTCGGCATCAAGATTGCCGACCTTCACCACCGGCTCTTGCTCGCCCCGTTCGATCGCGGCTATCTGCGCGGCGAAGGCGGGGATCGCGTACTCGACGGTTTGGCCGGGGCCGGTCTGGTTAAAGGGGCGCAGCCGCACGACCTTCAGCCCGCGCCGTGCAAAAACGCCGAGCCCCAAATCGGCTGCGGCTTTGGTCGCCCCATATTCGTCTGCGGGCGCGAAGGCAACCTCCTCATCCAAACTCCGGAAGCGTTTGGCACTGTCGCCATAGGCGGCACCCGAGCCTGCGTTCAAAAAAATCGCGTCCGGCACGGTCTCGAACAGCGTTCGCCCCAGTGCGAGGGTCCCGAGGGTGTTGACGCGCCAAGCCGTCTGGGGGTCGGCGCTAGCCTGCTGCGGCGCGGCCACGCCTGCCAGATGCAGTACATGGGTAGGGCGGGCATGCTCGATTGCTGCTTCAATGGAGCGCGGATCGTTCAGATCGAATGCGATCGCGTCGTCGAACTCCGCAGCCGCCTCGCCTGATCGCGTCGCGCCGACGATCACGACACCGGGAACGCTCGCGCGCAGCGCGCGGGCGACATAGGGAGCGACGAAGCCCGCCGCGCCTGTGATGACAACCTTCATGCGCGTCTTTCCCTCCTTACGCCGTATTGCGCTTGAGATCTGCCTCGACCATTTCGGCCGCAAGCTGCTCGAGCGTCGTCTCGGGCGCCCAGCCCAGAAATTTGCGCGCTTTGGAAGAGTCGCCGAGCAGAACGTCGACTTCGGCCGGCCGCATGAAGCGCGAATCGACAACGACGTGATCCTCATAGTTCAGACCGACATGGCCGAAGGCCAGCCGACAGAACTCCCGTACCGTCTCAGTACGGCCCGTAGCGACGACGTAATCGTCGGGCTTGTCCTGTTGAAGCATCAGCCACATCGCCTTCACGTAGTCACGAGCATGACCCCAGTCACGCTTGGCGTCGAGATTACCGAGCGCCAGCGTCTTGGCCTTGCCCAGCTTGATGCGCGCCACACCGTCTGTGATTTTGCGGGTGACGAATTCGATGCCGCGCAGTGGACTCTCGTGGTTGAACAGGATGCCCGAAGAGGCGTGCAGGCCGAAGCTTTCGCGGTAGTTCACCGTTATCCAGTGGCCATAGAGCTTGGCCACCGCGTAGGGCGAGCGCGGATAGAAGGGCGTCTTCTCGCTCTGCATCGGCTCCTGAATGAGGCCGTACATCTCCGATGAGGAGGCCTGATAGAATCGCGCCTGGGGCGCGACAATGCGGACCGCCTCGAGGATGTTCGAGACGCCGATTGCCGTAACCTGGCCGGTCAGTACGGGCTGTTGCCAAGACGACTTAACGAATGACTGCGCGCCCAAATTGTAGATCTCGTCAGGCTCAACCTTCTGTATGATGCGGATGAGGCTGGAGATGTCGGTTAGATTACCATCTTGGAGGGTCACCTGTTCGGCAATGTCGAGCCATTTCAGACGTGCATCGATCACTTCTGCCGAGGCCGACCGGCGCAAGATGCCGTGAACCTCATACCCTTTGCCCAGCAGAAGCTGGGAGAGATAGGCACCATCCTGTCCCGTTACACCCGTGATCAGCGCCTTTTTCTTTGACATGCTGAAATACTCCTGCGCCGCTGCGGCGGACTGATTAATGAGAAGATTAAATCCCGAGTTCCAAAGCAACCGATTGCGCGACGATTTCTGATGGCCGCACCGTTGAAGCTTACAATAAGCGTTATGTCATTTTCTTGACTGACACGCCGCTGTTGACTACGTCAACAAGTGCTTGGGGACCCACGGCCTTGTTGGAGAACTCGTCACTTATGGCGTGTTACGACCGTCGAACCCACGAGTCTTATCGCACATCGTAGTTCTCAATCGCCCGTCCCACCGTCCGACGAGAAGCGTGAGATACTATCTTGCACGCTTTACTTCCTTTTGAAGCCTGTTAAGCTCGATCATAGAAGTCTTCCAACCGCACGATGTCATCTTCGCCGAGATAGGGACCGGACTGCACCTCAATCAGCGTCAGCGGAATGAGCCCCGGATTTTCCAGCCGGTGCGTGGCGCCGAGCGGCACATAAACCGACTGGTTTTCCGAGAGAAGCTTGATTTCGCTGTCGATGGTGACGCGCGCGGTGCCCTTGACGACGATCCAGTGTTCGGCGCGGTGGTGATGCCGCTGGAGCGAAAGCGCCGCGCCCGGCTCGACGACGATCTGCTTAACCTGATAGCGGTCGGAAAGGTGGAGTGTCTCGTAGCTCCCCCATGGACGATGCACCGTGGTGTGCTGCTCGGCCTCGTTACGCCGCGTGGCGGCAAGATGCTGCACCACCTCTTTGACGGTGCCGCTCTCGGTGCGCCGCGCGACGAGCGTCGCATCCTTCGTCGACACGACCACGATATCTTCCACACCCGAGACGGCGACAAGTCCGCTTTCCGCGCGCACGTAGCAGCGGCTCGCGTTGCGCAAGACCACATCGCCGCGCGTGGCGTTTTCGCGCTCGTCCTTCTCCGCCGCATCGTAAAGCGCGTCCCAGGTGCCGACGTCGCTCCAACCCGCATCTAGCGGCACGAGCGCCGCCTTCTTGGTCTTCTCCATCACGGCGTAGTCGATAGAATCGGCGGGGCAGTCGCGGAAACTGTCGGCGAGGCGGATGAAATTCAGGTCGGTCGCCGCGTTTTGCACGGCGGCGAGGCTCGCCTCGACCATGGCGGGTTCGAAGCGTGCAAGTTCGTCGAGATAAGCCCGCGCGCCGAACAGGAAGATGCCGGAGTTCCAGAAATAGTGGTTATCCGCGCAAAAGCGCTGCGCCGTTTCCCGATCCGGCTTTTCCACGAACCGGTCGACTTTCAGCACGGCCCCGGCTTCGTCAGCCACGCGGTCAGTCTTCACATAGCCGTAGCCCGTTTCAGGCTTCGTCGGCTTGATGCCAAACGTAAGAAGAAGGCCTTTCTGCGCCGCAGTGCGGCCTGCATTTACGGCGTCGAGGCACGCGCGCGGATTCTCGATGTGATGGTCAGAGGGCATCACAAGGATAAGCGCGTCGGGGCCTGCCCTTTCAAGCGCGAGATGCGCCGCGACCGCAGCCGCTGGCGCGGTGGAGCGGCCCTCCGGTTCGAGCACGATGCCCTGACACGCAAGCTTTGCGTTTCGGAAAGCAGCCACCACGCCGAAGCGGTTCTCTTCATTGGTAATGACGAATGGCGGCATGAATGCGCCGGAGGCTGGCACGCGGCGTGCCGCGTCGACCAGCAACGGCTCGGCGCTGACAAGAGCGTGGAATTGCTTCGGATGTTTGGCGCGCGAAAGCGGCCAGAGCCTTGAACCCGACCCGCCCGCGAGAATGACTGGAATGATCATATTTACTTACTCTGGGAAATGGTGGGGTAAGTGTGAGAAGCCATAGCCATACCCAAGCCGCTTTCGACAAACGCATTTTCGAACTGATAAGTCGAGACGGCTATTCGATGCGGGATGGCCTCATTGCTTCTTACGATCCGGGCCAGCCCTGCCACGGCGAGCTCAATGCCTTGACCGCTGTGGAAGCCGCCATTCACCTGGGAGTATTTTTGGAGATAGGCACAGAACGCGTCAACACTTTCCCTCACCGGCGGCACAGGATTTGACCAAAACTCGTCTAGGGCGCCCTGAAAGGTCAGCTTCGGCATGTCATAGACAGCATTACCCATGCAAATGACGGGAAGATCACGCATCAACGCGGTAAGGCCGCCAGTACTGTTCACAGTTATTACAGCAGTCGATTGATCGTAAATCCGGTCGATACTTGTCTTTCGGAAGTAAACCACTCTCCCGAAGATTCCTAGCCGCTCGGCTTGCTTTTCCACAAAGCGGGGGCAACGCTCGACCCCGTAATCGTACGGGTGCTGTTTGATGACGAGCAAAGCATCGCTTGGCGCGTTGGCTGAAAATGATTGGAGTACGTCAACCAGAAAGGCACGATTGCGGGGGAAACTTGAATGAACCTTGAGTTGCGAATCTCCGGGCTTTTGCAGGAGAACGACAAATATCGGCCCACTCGCCTCCTCATGGATTTTTTTGAGCCGCGTCAATTTCTCTTCTTCGCTATGAGAGATACGCCAGATGTACTCACCGAAGTAGTGACGCGCCTGCCTCCATATGTGGTCTCCGTGGTAATCGGCTTCGAAACGGAGGAACGGAGACAAAGCACAGGACCAGAAGTAATGCCAGATCACATGCCGGACGTGACATCTCATGCTTGATTGGAATTTCAGGAACGAAGGCGGCGGCAAATTTTGCGATGTGTAATAGGAAGGATCACGAGGCAAATCCGAAAAGCCGTTTACGCCGGATCGATCGACTGTGATCCAGAATGGGCGGAGATAACCATTCTCCAGAACCAGACGTTGGATGCCC of Rhodomicrobium vannielii ATCC 17100 contains these proteins:
- a CDS encoding mannose-1-phosphate guanylyltransferase/mannose-6-phosphate isomerase: MIIPVILAGGSGSRLWPLSRAKHPKQFHALVSAEPLLVDAARRVPASGAFMPPFVITNEENRFGVVAAFRNAKLACQGIVLEPEGRSTAPAAAVAAHLALERAGPDALILVMPSDHHIENPRACLDAVNAGRTAAQKGLLLTFGIKPTKPETGYGYVKTDRVADEAGAVLKVDRFVEKPDRETAQRFCADNHYFWNSGIFLFGARAYLDELARFEPAMVEASLAAVQNAATDLNFIRLADSFRDCPADSIDYAVMEKTKKAALVPLDAGWSDVGTWDALYDAAEKDERENATRGDVVLRNASRCYVRAESGLVAVSGVEDIVVVSTKDATLVARRTESGTVKEVVQHLAATRRNEAEQHTTVHRPWGSYETLHLSDRYQVKQIVVEPGAALSLQRHHHRAEHWIVVKGTARVTIDSEIKLLSENQSVYVPLGATHRLENPGLIPLTLIEVQSGPYLGEDDIVRLEDFYDRA
- a CDS encoding capsule biosynthesis protein; this encodes MQILFVSAPFGPFFREAAKALGDDGHSVWRIAWEGGDFVETPAPHRIRFHRSEDDEETFVRRIIREKKISIIVTFNDTSRRNRLAIKIASELGIQRLVLENGYLRPFWITVDRSGVNGFSDLPRDPSYYTSQNLPPPSFLKFQSSMRCHVRHVIWHYFWSCALSPFLRFEADYHGDHIWRQARHYFGEYIWRISHSEEEKLTRLKKIHEEASGPIFVVLLQKPGDSQLKVHSSFPRNRAFLVDVLQSFSANAPSDALLVIKQHPYDYGVERCPRFVEKQAERLGIFGRVVYFRKTSIDRIYDQSTAVITVNSTGGLTALMRDLPVICMGNAVYDMPKLTFQGALDEFWSNPVPPVRESVDAFCAYLQKYSQVNGGFHSGQGIELAVAGLARIVRSNEAIPHRIAVSTYQFENAFVESGLGMAMASHTYPTISQSK
- a CDS encoding class I SAM-dependent methyltransferase, whose amino-acid sequence is MAQPSPVLVISYNRPDYLSKVLESVVPQLGERRIALFQDGSWSDSLGKHKTDPELQDKCVSLFIEKFPFGEYFRSDKNIGTALNIDRAERYAFETLGADSAIFLEDDLVLGPAYFKVLESLIRLAMDDERIGYVAAFGNWRKTRDQQLASANKLQPMHLLWGFGLTKRHWLKCRPYVEKYLELVSGVDYEQRDHEKIRALTTKWGIKPGDTAQDRIKSFVTAIVGATKLNTEAAYGRYIGEEGINFNAEIYRKWGFGNTSFFSEPQTLDFDLASVNFDPWYSGNNIWALEDLPSKINNAVNSKSSFNELANVLFGENPYNGFEPIFSEPEFQNWNSTHPALTRLVKETKPHVIVELGVWKGLGAYTLAAAQKSVLPHGYLIAVDTFLGSPEHWDKARRPDVHAALRFKNGRPNLFDVFLSNMVLTGMHDRVLPLVQTSDNAALILKRNGICPDLIHVDAAHEYGPALRDIENYYDLLAPGGILIGDDWNWLEVAKAAIHFSDRMGLKVHVEHPKWWIRKPT
- the gmd gene encoding GDP-mannose 4,6-dehydratase, whose amino-acid sequence is MSKKKALITGVTGQDGAYLSQLLLGKGYEVHGILRRSASAEVIDARLKWLDIAEQVTLQDGNLTDISSLIRIIQKVEPDEIYNLGAQSFVKSSWQQPVLTGQVTAIGVSNILEAVRIVAPQARFYQASSSEMYGLIQEPMQSEKTPFYPRSPYAVAKLYGHWITVNYRESFGLHASSGILFNHESPLRGIEFVTRKITDGVARIKLGKAKTLALGNLDAKRDWGHARDYVKAMWLMLQQDKPDDYVVATGRTETVREFCRLAFGHVGLNYEDHVVVDSRFMRPAEVDVLLGDSSKARKFLGWAPETTLEQLAAEMVEADLKRNTA
- a CDS encoding GDP-mannose 4,6-dehydratase; amino-acid sequence: MKVVITGAAGFVAPYVARALRASVPGVVIVGATRSGEAAAEFDDAIAFDLNDPRSIEAAIEHARPTHVLHLAGVAAPQQASADPQTAWRVNTLGTLALGRTLFETVPDAIFLNAGSGAAYGDSAKRFRSLDEEVAFAPADEYGATKAAADLGLGVFARRGLKVVRLRPFNQTGPGQTVEYAIPAFAAQIAAIERGEQEPVVKVGNLDAERDFCDVADIAKAYALAMIASSEDRIPPGRAYNLCSGRGVVMRAALDMLLSMSEVRIETQLDPARMRPSDIPRMVGDPARARAELGWQAMTPLDETLRAVLEAFRDKSLSSNRP